A window of the Archocentrus centrarchus isolate MPI-CPG fArcCen1 chromosome 17, fArcCen1, whole genome shotgun sequence genome harbors these coding sequences:
- the LOC115795554 gene encoding uncharacterized protein LOC115795554, with translation MSVRRKVFKTAHFQKQEKRYTEHCCVPLCSASSKFNGVLSFHSFPTHSDLRSRWLINIRRDPFTITSHTKVCSRHFTTDQLIEPTTPDGRRRLVRGAVPTLFEWNGFKVERSVWERAERPSEPVPPEEQEDDCCSVPEPSASAAEGLSTEAEDLRREIQELRAQQEFGLQRSAGSDIRVYASEGTPPPHPDHDYAELLRPLEKEYEEAPKVIRKQADFQHSRFLLSRFQGDDETVQFYTGFPDYTTLEVVFAALQPTAENMAGWSQAHRLRQADEDTQRRDFGISKLALIDQFFLFLCRVRRGFPELDLAVRFSVSQPAVNRICVTWANFLHFMLGSLPIWPSRETVNELMPPCFRATFPRTRVILACTEIHVQRPSSTVLTSEMHSNYNSNTTFKGLIGISPSGKVTFVSDLYTGSLSDREMTQAQVDVSAQKR, from the exons ATGAGTGTACGCAGAAAAGTGTTTAAAACGgcacattttcaaaaacagGAGAAGAGATACACCGAACATTGCTGTGTTCCACTTTGTTCGGCTTCATCCAAATTTAATGGCGTACTAAGTTTCCACAGCTTTCCGACCCATTCTGACTTGAGGAGCCGGTGGCTGATAAACATACGCCGGGATCCTTTCACCATTACCTCTCACACCAAGGTCTGCAGCAGACACTTTACCACTGATCAGCTGATAGAGCCAACAACCCCTGATGGTCGAAGGAGGCTTGTTAGAGGTGCTGTTCCCACACTTTTTGAGTGGAATGGCTTTAAAGTTGAGCGCAGTGTTTGGGAGAGAGCAGAGCGACCCTCTGAGCCAGTCCCTCCTGAGGAGCAAGAAGATGACTGCTGCTCAGTCCCTGAACCGTCTGCATCAGCTGCAGAAGGCCTGTCCACAGAGGCGGAGGACCTGAGGAGGGAAATACAGGAGCTCCGTGCCCAACAGGAGTTTGGATTACAGCGGTCTGCTGGCTCCGACATCCGAGTCTATGCCAG TGAAGGGACACCCCCCCCACACCCAGATCATGATTATGCTGAGCTGCTTCGGCCACTGGAGAAGGAATATGAAGAAGCTCCAAAGGTCATCAGAAAGCAAGCTGATTTTCAACACAGCCGGTTTCTCCTTTCCAGATTCCAGGGAGACGATGAGACCGTCCAGTTCTACACCGGCTTTCCAGATTACACCACTCTCGAAGTGGTGTTTGCTGCATTACAGCCAACAGCGGAAAACATGGCAGGATGGAGTCAGGCACACCGGCTAAGACAAGCTGATGAAGACACTCAGAGGCGGGACTTTGGCATTTCTAAACTGGCTCTAATTGaccagttttttcttttcctgtgtcGTGTGAGGCGAGGATTTCCTGAGCTGGACCTTGCAGTGCGCTTCAGTGTGTCACAGCCAGCTGTCAACAGGATCTGTGTAACCTGGGCAAACTTTCTGCATTTCATGTTGGGATCACTTCCAATTTGGCCTTCGAGAGAAACTGTAAATGAGCTCATGCCTCCCTGCTTCAGAGCCACTTTCCCTCGTACCAGAGTTATATTAGCCTGTACAGAAATCCATGTTCAGAGACCGAGCTCAACGGTTCTCACCTCTGAAATGCACTCTAACTACAACAGTAACACCACCTTTAAGGGCCTGATTGGAATCTCTCCATCAGGCAAAGTGACATTTGTCAGTGACCTGTATACAGGTTCATTATCTGACAGGGAAATGACACAA GCCCAAGTGGACGTTTCAGCCCAGAAGAgatga
- the LOC115795303 gene encoding caspase-8-like, with the protein MKAKDALRNNKTAIHGILSGEKTDYRLILNKVHEKKLITQREYNNLKYIEHATVETYVVELVDKIMNKGEEQCKEFLDLLQTDDEIKQTFPELNHLQLNHTRSLSEPVQASSSQHGVLSGDGSSQREVRSYSWKAAQHNSPDESSSVINNQTLMAISENLDSSEVAGLCFLCCDIVSRKHLDEVVDAAGLILRLSENGLLGNVTFLKQLLCIIHRKDLADLLQTDRRQPEEIDAGFPLSKYRLMLYKIYDDVTTDSLKRIKIQLRSKLSRRELDQCKTMLDVFAQMEKRNLISDTDVDELYNVLQHLDAKLAKIVKNYK; encoded by the exons ATGAAAGCTAAAGATGCATTGAGGAACAATAAAACAGCCATTCATGGGATTCTGTCCGGAGAAAAAACGGATTACCGCCTAATCCTCAACAAAGTCCATGAGAAAAAGCTCATAACTCAGCGGGAGTACAACAACCTTAAATACATTGAACACGCAACTGTGGAGACGTACGTTGTTGAGCTTGTGGATAAGATCATGAATAAAGGAGAAGAACAATGCAAAGAGTTCCTGGACCTCCTGCAAACCGATGATGAAATTAAACAAACTTTCCCAGAGCTGAATCACTTACAACTGAATCACACCCGCTCTTTATCCGAGCCCGTCCAAGCCTCTTCAAGCCAGCATG GTGTTCTGTCAGGAGATGGCTCCAGCCAAAGGGAGGTGAGGTCCTACTCCTGGAAAGCAGCTCAACAT AACAGCCCTGATGAGAGCAGCTCCGTGATCAATAATCAGACTTTGATGGCCATAAGCGAAAATCTGGACTCTTCTGAGGTAGCAGGGCTTTGCTTCTTATGTTGTGATATTGTCAGCAGGAAACATCTGGACGAG GTTGTGGATGCCGCAGGACTGATCTTGAGATTAAGTGAAAACGGTCTGCTGGGGAACGTTACGTTCCTCAAGCAGCTGCTCTGCATTATCCATCGAAAAGACCTCGCCGACCTCttacagacagacaggagaCAACCAGAGGAAATAGATGCTGGATTTCCGCTGTCAAAATACAg GCTGATGCTGTACAAAATATATGATGATGTGACAACAGACAGTCTTAAACGCATTAAGATTCAACTGAGGTCAAAGCTGAGCAGAAGAGAACTGGATCAGTGCAAA ACTATGCTGGACGTGTTTGCTCAGATGGAAAAGAGAAATTTAATATCAGACACAGATGTTGATGAGCTCTATAATGTACTGCAACACCTGGATGCAAAACTGGCAAAGATTGTGAAGAATTACAAATAA